The segment CGACTATTGCCGCCCTCGACGTGCTCATCTGCAACGATTCCGGTTCGCGTCACGTGGCCGTGGCCTTCAAAGTGCCCACGATCTGCATTATGGGCCCGACATCACCGAAATACTCGTGCGGCCCCTACGAGCGCGGCGAAGTGCTGCGCGTCGATGTCGATTGCGGCCCCTGTCAGAAGCCCGTCTGCGCCACCGATCACCGTTGCATGACCCGTATCGGGACCGATTGGGTCGTTGAAACGGCGCTAAAGTATTTGCCTTCTCGCAAGTAGAGTCGGCGGTACGCGAGCATGGGAATCCGGGATTACCGAGTCCCCGTATTCAACCTTTTGCGAAAGCGACGCGCCGCAAGACCAGCCAGGCCGATGGCAACCAAACACACGCTGGAAGGTTCCGGATAGACCCCACCGTTCTCGTGGATTGTGCCCGTTAAGTTGAAAGCCAAATCGTAAGGCCAGTCGTTGCTCGTGTACCACATGTCATATCCATACCGGTACCAGAACCGCCCGCCAACGTTGTTGCTGGAACACCACAGCCAATCATCTGAGCTCGACGAAGTCGGCGAGCTATTGCTGATGGATATGAAGTAGGTTCCGCTCATATTCAACGTCAATGCGCTGATATCGATGGAATACGAATACACGTCGTGCGTAGTGGTCCCGCCGTTGGCGAGAAAGTCGATGCCCGTATCTACTCGGTTTGCCGCACCGGCGTCTATTGTCCTGAATGCGCTGATGGTCGGACGCGACCCCGCCTCCAAAGAATAGAACGATACTGTGAAGTCATCCGCTGCGGGCGCGGAGTTACCGTAGTACACCCCG is part of the Candidatus Hydrogenedentota bacterium genome and harbors:
- a CDS encoding PEP-CTERM sorting domain-containing protein, encoding MKTLAFSGLLVLVCVLGAIPSSASMLFDNGTPDLEAAFFADADGYGMQCAENFFGIAGSTDVADITGIQWFGVYYGNSAPAADDFTVSFYSLEAGSRPTISAFRTIDAGAANRVDTGIDFLANGGTTTHDVYSYSIDISALTLNMSGTYFISISNSSPTSSSSDDWLWCSSNNVGGRFWYRYGYDMWYTSNDWPYDLAFNLTGTIHENGGVYPEPSSVCLVAIGLAGLAARRFRKRLNTGTR